Proteins from a single region of Stappia sp. ES.058:
- a CDS encoding helix-turn-helix transcriptional regulator: MENKRLDIEEAAQGFAAIGSEARLAVVLALVRAGRAGLTVGDIQERTGMAASTLAHHLRFLAAGGLIAQEKSGRSVINRAEFDRLKDLAGFILSQCCADEWTPAAPRKDTTDG; this comes from the coding sequence ATGGAAAACAAGAGACTCGACATCGAGGAAGCCGCCCAAGGATTTGCGGCCATCGGATCGGAGGCGCGGCTTGCCGTCGTGCTTGCGCTCGTTCGGGCCGGGCGGGCCGGACTGACCGTCGGCGACATCCAGGAGCGCACCGGCATGGCCGCTTCCACGCTTGCCCATCACCTTCGGTTTCTCGCCGCCGGCGGGCTGATCGCCCAGGAAAAATCCGGCCGCTCCGTCATCAACCGGGCGGAGTTCGACCGGCTGAAGGATCTGGCGGGTTTCATCCTGTCGCAATGCTGCGCCGACGAATGGACGCCGGCCGCGCCCCGGAAGGACACCACAGATGGCTGA